The Oreochromis niloticus isolate F11D_XX linkage group LG13, O_niloticus_UMD_NMBU, whole genome shotgun sequence genome has a window encoding:
- the sdccag8 gene encoding serologically defined colon cancer antigen 8 homolog isoform X1: protein MKPTDSDEDEAEHPSSMQKELRQRANQSIQHLSSALLQLDPDGDEVEKVRGGDEDHFTSMAEEDKAAWNQKSQSEAVNQLKSLLLKQGREIPTPVSPSKKQSPSKEGMSSLPAFQDLVPVFHKSEYIQHLEAEVKFCKEELQGMKQRIRVVVVENEKLRSELKAKAVDESLKDYTIRNSTMNEVIDNSHIASVRDHIVQQKDEHNTWKNELEKLKVIYQAQMESLEAQVISLRKDLSVSQKECEEVKLRLRHREKQAADALKADGAPRVAGLCLKCAQHEAVLAGTHTNLHVQAIDRLTKERDELLVALRAVRTSQQETQQREWSACLQVKQAVEMAEEANLQKARVEVQCEQLSRELARQREQLDRDAHGLQQRLAEAREEGRAEARKQKEELTNIVSGLSQHVAELEGQLDRALRDKSSLTSQLEDTLRTLTSQEQENTKVCVDLRYQLSQAALKKQEAERELRELNAKTSRQMEKAAQEVERLSSELVGCRQHLEAVQKDGSQWQAEALSLAEQLANAQRQLHLTRQDREGADRAHEEEMASVTLSARERERELTVMLQQAEAEHLQRVGELDGLLSSQNSLIGRLKEECCNLGTKLEELAEKSRSELEQLALEKQHLEETVKNLRARCSDMEEQCVQHGRMHQRMKDRLQQLDRHCQSSAQQVCELLAKQNQLMQERNTLSEEMQSLRIELPNMRRTETLST, encoded by the exons ATGAAACCGACAGACTCGGATGAAGATGAAGCAGAGCACCCGAGCTCCATGCAGAAGGAGCTGAGAC AGCGGGCCAACCAAAGCATCCAGCATCTGAGCAGtgctctgctgcagctggaccCTGATGGAGATGAGGTGGAGAAGGTCAGAGGTGGTGATGAAGACCATTTTACAAGCATGGCCGAAGAGGACAAGGCTGCATGGAACCAAAAGTCACAGAGTGAAGCAG TTAATCAGCTGAAGAGCCTTCTGCTGAAGCAGGGCAGAGAAATTCCCACACCTGTCTCCCCTTCCAAGAAACAGTCTCCATCCAAG GAGGGGATGTCCAGTTTACCTGCCTTTCAGGATTTGGTTCCTGTATTTCACAAGTCAGAATACATCCAACATCTGGAAGCTGAGGTTAAATTCTGTAAG GAGGAGCTGCAGGGAATGAAACAACGGATCAGAGTAGTGGTGGTGGAAAATGAGAAGTTACGTTCAGAACTGAAAGCCAAAGCTGTGGATGAATCCTTAAAAGATTACACGATCCGAAACTCCACG ATGAACGAAGTCATCGACAACAGCCACATAGCCTCCGTTAGAGACCACATTGTGCAACAGAAAGATGAACACAACACATGGAAAAATGAGCTG GAAAAACTGAAGGTGATCTACCAGGCCCAGATGGAAAGCTTGGAGGCGCAGGTCATCTCTCTCAG AAAGGATctgtcagtcagtcagaagGAGTGCGAGGAGGTGAAGCTTCGcctgagacacagagagaagcagGCCGCAGATGCACTGAAGGCTGATGGAGCTCCTCGTGTGGCAGGATTGTGCCTGAAGTGTGCACAGCACGAAGCTGTGTTGGCTGGGACTCACACAAACCTGCATGTCCAGGCTATTGACAGGCTCACAAA AGAGCGGGATGAGTTACTGGTGGCTCTGCGTGCTGTGAGGACCAGTCAGCAAGAGACACAACAGAGGGAGTGGTCGGCCTGTCTCCAGGTCAAACAGGCTGTGGAGATGGCAGAGGAAGCAAACCTGCAGAAAGCTAGG GTGGAGGTGCAGTGCGAGCAGTTGTCCAGGGAGCTGGCTCGACAGAGAGAACAGCTCGACCGAGACGCACACGGTTTGCAGCAGAGACTGGCTGAGGCCAGAGAGGAGGGCCGAGCAGAGGCCCGCAAACAAAAAGAGGAGCTGACGAATATA GTGTCTGGCCTTTCCCAGCATGTCGCTGAGTTGGAAGGACAGCTAGACAGAGCTCTCAGAGACAAGAGTTCACTGACCAGTCAGCTGGAGGACACTCTCCGCACACTTACCAGCCAggaacaagaaaacacaaag GTATGTGTGGATCTGAGATATCAGCTCAGCCAGGCCGCGCTGAAGAAACAGGAGGCTGAACGAGAGCTCAGAGAGCTCAACGCCAAGACCAGCAGACAGATGGAAAAGGCAGCACAG GAAGTGGAAAGGCTGAGCTCAGAGCTGGTTGGCTGTCGGCAGCATCTGGAGGCGGTCCAAAAGGACGGGAGCCAATGGCAGGCCGAAGCCCTGAGCCTAGCAGAACAGCTGGCAAATGCCCAGCGCCAACTGCACCTCACCAG ACAGGACAGAGAGGGTGCAGACCGGGCTCACGAAGAGGAAATGGCATCTGTGACTCTTTCAGCTCGGGAAAGGGAGCGAGAGCTGACTGTGATGCTGCAGCAAGCAGAAGCCGAACACCTGCAGAGAG TTGGAGAGTTGGATGGTCTCCTGAGTTCCCAGAATTCCCTCATTGGGAGGCTGAAGGAGGAGTGCTGCAACCTGGGGACCAAACTGGAAGAGCTGGCTGAAAAAAGCAG aagtGAGCTGGAACAGCTGGCATTGGAGAAACAACACTTGGAGGAAACGGTGAAGAATCTGAGAGCTCGCTGCTCGGATATGGAAGAACAGTGTGTCCAGCACGGTCGCATGCACCAGCGCATGAAGGACAG
- the sdccag8 gene encoding serologically defined colon cancer antigen 8 homolog isoform X2, producing the protein MAEEDKAAWNQKSQSEAVNQLKSLLLKQGREIPTPVSPSKKQSPSKEGMSSLPAFQDLVPVFHKSEYIQHLEAEVKFCKEELQGMKQRIRVVVVENEKLRSELKAKAVDESLKDYTIRNSTMNEVIDNSHIASVRDHIVQQKDEHNTWKNELEKLKVIYQAQMESLEAQVISLRKDLSVSQKECEEVKLRLRHREKQAADALKADGAPRVAGLCLKCAQHEAVLAGTHTNLHVQAIDRLTKERDELLVALRAVRTSQQETQQREWSACLQVKQAVEMAEEANLQKARVEVQCEQLSRELARQREQLDRDAHGLQQRLAEAREEGRAEARKQKEELTNIVSGLSQHVAELEGQLDRALRDKSSLTSQLEDTLRTLTSQEQENTKVCVDLRYQLSQAALKKQEAERELRELNAKTSRQMEKAAQEVERLSSELVGCRQHLEAVQKDGSQWQAEALSLAEQLANAQRQLHLTRQDREGADRAHEEEMASVTLSARERERELTVMLQQAEAEHLQRVGELDGLLSSQNSLIGRLKEECCNLGTKLEELAEKSRSELEQLALEKQHLEETVKNLRARCSDMEEQCVQHGRMHQRMKDRLQQLDRHCQSSAQQVCELLAKQNQLMQERNTLSEEMQSLRIELPNMRRTETLST; encoded by the exons ATGGCCGAAGAGGACAAGGCTGCATGGAACCAAAAGTCACAGAGTGAAGCAG TTAATCAGCTGAAGAGCCTTCTGCTGAAGCAGGGCAGAGAAATTCCCACACCTGTCTCCCCTTCCAAGAAACAGTCTCCATCCAAG GAGGGGATGTCCAGTTTACCTGCCTTTCAGGATTTGGTTCCTGTATTTCACAAGTCAGAATACATCCAACATCTGGAAGCTGAGGTTAAATTCTGTAAG GAGGAGCTGCAGGGAATGAAACAACGGATCAGAGTAGTGGTGGTGGAAAATGAGAAGTTACGTTCAGAACTGAAAGCCAAAGCTGTGGATGAATCCTTAAAAGATTACACGATCCGAAACTCCACG ATGAACGAAGTCATCGACAACAGCCACATAGCCTCCGTTAGAGACCACATTGTGCAACAGAAAGATGAACACAACACATGGAAAAATGAGCTG GAAAAACTGAAGGTGATCTACCAGGCCCAGATGGAAAGCTTGGAGGCGCAGGTCATCTCTCTCAG AAAGGATctgtcagtcagtcagaagGAGTGCGAGGAGGTGAAGCTTCGcctgagacacagagagaagcagGCCGCAGATGCACTGAAGGCTGATGGAGCTCCTCGTGTGGCAGGATTGTGCCTGAAGTGTGCACAGCACGAAGCTGTGTTGGCTGGGACTCACACAAACCTGCATGTCCAGGCTATTGACAGGCTCACAAA AGAGCGGGATGAGTTACTGGTGGCTCTGCGTGCTGTGAGGACCAGTCAGCAAGAGACACAACAGAGGGAGTGGTCGGCCTGTCTCCAGGTCAAACAGGCTGTGGAGATGGCAGAGGAAGCAAACCTGCAGAAAGCTAGG GTGGAGGTGCAGTGCGAGCAGTTGTCCAGGGAGCTGGCTCGACAGAGAGAACAGCTCGACCGAGACGCACACGGTTTGCAGCAGAGACTGGCTGAGGCCAGAGAGGAGGGCCGAGCAGAGGCCCGCAAACAAAAAGAGGAGCTGACGAATATA GTGTCTGGCCTTTCCCAGCATGTCGCTGAGTTGGAAGGACAGCTAGACAGAGCTCTCAGAGACAAGAGTTCACTGACCAGTCAGCTGGAGGACACTCTCCGCACACTTACCAGCCAggaacaagaaaacacaaag GTATGTGTGGATCTGAGATATCAGCTCAGCCAGGCCGCGCTGAAGAAACAGGAGGCTGAACGAGAGCTCAGAGAGCTCAACGCCAAGACCAGCAGACAGATGGAAAAGGCAGCACAG GAAGTGGAAAGGCTGAGCTCAGAGCTGGTTGGCTGTCGGCAGCATCTGGAGGCGGTCCAAAAGGACGGGAGCCAATGGCAGGCCGAAGCCCTGAGCCTAGCAGAACAGCTGGCAAATGCCCAGCGCCAACTGCACCTCACCAG ACAGGACAGAGAGGGTGCAGACCGGGCTCACGAAGAGGAAATGGCATCTGTGACTCTTTCAGCTCGGGAAAGGGAGCGAGAGCTGACTGTGATGCTGCAGCAAGCAGAAGCCGAACACCTGCAGAGAG TTGGAGAGTTGGATGGTCTCCTGAGTTCCCAGAATTCCCTCATTGGGAGGCTGAAGGAGGAGTGCTGCAACCTGGGGACCAAACTGGAAGAGCTGGCTGAAAAAAGCAG aagtGAGCTGGAACAGCTGGCATTGGAGAAACAACACTTGGAGGAAACGGTGAAGAATCTGAGAGCTCGCTGCTCGGATATGGAAGAACAGTGTGTCCAGCACGGTCGCATGCACCAGCGCATGAAGGACAG